A region from the Curtobacterium sp. MCBA15_012 genome encodes:
- the folE gene encoding GTP cyclohydrolase I, protein MNERLDRARIEAAVRELLLAVGDDPDRPELERTPARVADSYAEFFAGIGVDATAIARSGAVHSEDGERGRLVVVREVRFRSMCEHHLLPFIGVAHLAYAPGEQLIGLGTLSRVLDTVASRPQLQERLGEQVAAAVAEGLDAEGVLVVLDARHQCVTARGERQSGSSTVTVAATGSLADAAGRAEAIALIGAGAGAGTDHEADA, encoded by the coding sequence GTGAACGAACGTCTGGACCGCGCGCGCATCGAAGCCGCCGTGCGTGAGCTCCTCCTCGCCGTCGGCGACGACCCCGACCGCCCCGAGCTTGAGCGGACGCCGGCCCGCGTCGCCGACTCCTACGCCGAGTTCTTCGCCGGCATCGGGGTGGACGCCACCGCGATCGCCCGCTCCGGCGCCGTGCACTCCGAGGACGGCGAGCGCGGACGGCTCGTGGTCGTCCGGGAGGTGCGGTTCCGCTCGATGTGCGAGCACCACCTGCTGCCCTTCATCGGGGTCGCGCACCTGGCGTACGCGCCGGGCGAGCAGCTCATCGGCCTCGGGACGCTGTCCCGGGTGCTCGACACCGTCGCCTCGCGTCCGCAGCTGCAGGAGCGCCTCGGCGAGCAGGTCGCGGCCGCCGTCGCCGAGGGCCTCGACGCCGAGGGGGTGCTCGTCGTGCTCGACGCCCGGCACCAGTGCGTCACGGCGCGTGGCGAACGGCAGTCGGGCTCGTCGACCGTGACCGTCGCGGCGACCGGCAGCCTGGCCGACGCCGCGGGACGTGCCGAGGCGATCGCACTGATCGGTGCCGGAGCCGGCGCCGGGACCGACCACGAGGCGGACGCATGA
- a CDS encoding NCS2 family permease, giving the protein MSAQQTDTPPRNRFASGLDRYFSITQRGSSIPREVRGGLVSFVTMAYIVILNPLILGGFSQDQAPQDVLGGWLQNAQVAAATGLVAGVMTIAMGLVANLPFGIAAGLGINSFLAVSVVHQVTWAEAMGLVVINGVVIVILALTGIRTMIFTAVPAQLKAAITVGIGLFIAFIGLVDSGFVRTTKNASPPLQLGEDGSVAALPTIVFLIGLVVIGTLMARKVKGALLIGIVGTTIVAIILQAIFQVPTSVSSPTGWNLNAPGLPNALFALPDLSLVGHADVFGAFTRIGPVAASMLVFTLVFTNFFDAMGTMTGLAKAAGVAHPDGTFPRLKSALVVEGVGAVAGGGASVSSNTVFIDSASGIGEGARTGMASVVTGLLFLASMFLTPLTQVVPLEVAAAGLVVVGALMVAQVKDIEWTDFGAALPAFLTIVVMPLTYSIANGIGAGFISWVLIKLLSGRGRGREVSWLLYVVAAGFLLYFARGPLEALLGVG; this is encoded by the coding sequence GTGAGCGCCCAGCAGACCGACACCCCGCCCCGGAACCGCTTCGCATCCGGCCTCGACCGCTACTTCTCGATCACGCAGCGCGGGTCGAGCATCCCCCGCGAGGTCCGTGGTGGCCTCGTCTCCTTCGTGACGATGGCGTACATCGTCATCCTCAACCCGCTCATCCTCGGTGGGTTCAGCCAGGACCAGGCGCCGCAGGACGTCCTCGGCGGCTGGCTGCAGAACGCGCAGGTCGCCGCGGCCACCGGCCTCGTCGCCGGTGTCATGACGATCGCCATGGGCCTCGTCGCGAACCTGCCGTTCGGCATCGCCGCGGGGCTCGGGATCAACTCGTTCCTCGCCGTGAGCGTCGTGCACCAGGTGACGTGGGCCGAGGCGATGGGCCTCGTCGTCATCAACGGCGTCGTGATCGTCATCCTGGCGTTGACCGGCATCCGGACGATGATCTTCACGGCCGTGCCCGCGCAGCTCAAGGCCGCGATCACCGTCGGCATCGGCCTGTTCATCGCGTTCATCGGACTCGTCGACTCCGGCTTCGTGCGCACCACGAAGAACGCGTCGCCGCCGCTCCAGCTCGGTGAGGACGGCTCCGTCGCCGCGCTGCCGACCATCGTGTTCCTGATCGGCCTGGTCGTCATCGGCACGCTCATGGCCCGCAAGGTCAAGGGGGCGCTGCTCATCGGCATCGTCGGCACCACGATCGTCGCGATCATCCTGCAGGCGATCTTCCAGGTGCCGACCTCGGTGAGCTCGCCGACCGGCTGGAACCTCAACGCCCCGGGCCTGCCGAACGCGCTGTTCGCCCTGCCCGACCTGTCGCTCGTCGGCCACGCGGACGTCTTCGGTGCCTTCACCCGCATCGGCCCGGTCGCCGCGTCGATGCTCGTCTTCACCCTCGTCTTCACGAACTTCTTCGACGCCATGGGCACGATGACCGGCCTGGCGAAGGCCGCCGGCGTCGCGCACCCGGACGGCACCTTCCCCCGCCTGAAGTCGGCGCTCGTCGTCGAGGGCGTCGGCGCGGTCGCCGGTGGTGGTGCCTCGGTGTCCTCGAACACGGTGTTCATCGACTCCGCGTCGGGCATCGGCGAGGGCGCCCGCACCGGCATGGCCTCGGTCGTCACGGGCCTGCTGTTCCTGGCGTCGATGTTCCTCACGCCGCTGACCCAGGTCGTCCCGCTCGAGGTCGCGGCCGCCGGGCTCGTCGTCGTCGGCGCGCTCATGGTGGCGCAGGTCAAGGACATCGAGTGGACGGACTTCGGTGCTGCGCTGCCGGCGTTCCTGACGATCGTCGTGATGCCGCTGACGTACTCGATCGCGAACGGCATCGGTGCCGGCTTCATCAGCTGGGTGCTCATCAAGCTGCTGTCCGGCCGCGGCCGCGGCCGCGAGGTCTCGTGGCTGCTGTACGTGGTCGCCGCGGGCTTCCTGCTGTACTTCGCGCGGGGGCCGCTCGAGGCGCTGCTCGGGGTGGGCTGA
- a CDS encoding MFS transporter, with amino-acid sequence MNAHWRLRSLLAVQVVSRTGNVATTIAVPFVVLARGGSATDVGIAAFAATVPIVLGGAFGGVLVERFGFVRSSVVSDLVSALTLAAIPVLAWTVGLPSWGLLVLVFLGGLFDTPGESGRRVLLPGLAAAAGIPLERAVGHFEASVRFSVLLGAPAAGLLVGAVGPLPALAVTAVVFAAAAVLAVLTLRGVSTTAPGAAPDAAPVEPSAGYWRDLAAGLRFCVRDPLFRLVIALVLVTNLLDAARSTALLPLYADRVLDGAQSLGIVSGTFGGAAFLGSLAFGYVAHRVPRRITFVVCFVLAGGPSLVVPALGLGLPWVLGACVVSGFAAGALNPILGAVELERIPAPMRARVFGLLSAGSWAGIPLGGLFGGIAADGIGVTATFGVVAVVYTLVTLTPLLGGSWRAMERGPAASPAAPSPPVPVP; translated from the coding sequence GTGAACGCGCACTGGCGGCTGCGGTCGCTCCTCGCGGTGCAGGTCGTCTCGCGCACGGGCAACGTCGCGACGACCATCGCCGTGCCGTTCGTCGTGCTCGCGCGTGGTGGGTCGGCGACCGACGTCGGGATCGCGGCCTTCGCGGCGACGGTCCCGATCGTGCTCGGTGGGGCGTTCGGCGGCGTGCTCGTCGAGCGGTTCGGCTTCGTCCGGTCGAGTGTCGTGTCCGACCTCGTCAGCGCTCTGACCCTCGCCGCGATCCCGGTGCTCGCCTGGACCGTCGGGCTGCCGTCGTGGGGGCTGCTCGTGCTCGTGTTCCTCGGCGGGTTGTTCGACACCCCGGGGGAGTCCGGGCGGCGGGTGCTCCTCCCCGGGCTGGCCGCGGCCGCGGGCATCCCGCTCGAACGGGCCGTCGGGCACTTCGAGGCGTCGGTGCGGTTCTCCGTGCTGCTCGGTGCGCCGGCGGCGGGGCTCCTCGTCGGTGCCGTCGGGCCGCTGCCGGCGCTGGCGGTCACCGCGGTGGTGTTCGCGGCCGCAGCGGTGCTCGCGGTGCTGACGCTCCGCGGAGTGTCGACGACCGCTCCTGGCGCCGCACCGGACGCGGCACCCGTGGAACCGTCGGCCGGGTACTGGCGCGACCTCGCCGCCGGGCTGCGGTTCTGCGTGCGCGACCCGTTGTTCCGCCTCGTCATCGCACTCGTGCTCGTCACGAACCTGCTCGACGCCGCTCGCTCCACGGCGCTGCTGCCGCTCTACGCCGACCGGGTGCTCGACGGGGCGCAGTCCCTCGGCATCGTCAGCGGGACCTTCGGCGGAGCGGCCTTCCTCGGGTCGCTCGCCTTCGGGTACGTCGCACACCGGGTCCCGCGCAGGATCACGTTCGTGGTCTGCTTCGTGCTGGCGGGCGGCCCGTCGCTCGTGGTGCCGGCGCTCGGGCTCGGGCTGCCGTGGGTGCTCGGCGCGTGCGTGGTGTCCGGGTTCGCTGCCGGGGCGCTCAACCCGATCCTCGGGGCCGTCGAGCTCGAGCGGATCCCGGCACCGATGCGGGCCCGCGTGTTCGGCCTGCTGTCGGCCGGGTCGTGGGCGGGCATCCCGCTCGGCGGGCTCTTCGGGGGGATCGCGGCGGACGGCATCGGGGTGACGGCGACGTTCGGCGTGGTGGCGGTCGTCTACACCCTCGTCACGCTGACCCCGCTGCTCGGTGGGTCGTGGCGGGCGATGGAACGCGGACCCGCGGCGTCGCCGGCGGCCCCGTCGCCGCCCGTCCCAGTGCCGTGA